In Blastopirellula sediminis, the following proteins share a genomic window:
- a CDS encoding DUF4261 domain-containing protein: protein MEAAKAYVVRLLYRSRPTLRKSAILAKLENYAPDFTPLDGDRDEGLLAFVRSEPLFEKAQWIATPAPFDEATCDEAWTEGLEQSWNWPEARDVAAECKFEIQVADVRALDLPAARRLRMIQQVVAAILHSAPCDAIYWTASRSFVSPAEFLAAVDSLEEHPWLAPGAIHIRQFRVVEYEDGADANLQDALLDSVGLNTLGLPDVQCHFRGIDAQLIVPLLYRAACTLFETGRVAAGDAVAGIRPGQFWRHRGEKSLAPPLRTVVDIAPSGGHKAGVRD, encoded by the coding sequence GTGGAAGCCGCCAAAGCATACGTCGTTCGCCTCCTCTATCGCTCGCGTCCAACGCTTCGTAAGTCAGCGATTCTTGCGAAGCTGGAGAATTATGCGCCCGATTTTACGCCACTAGACGGGGACCGTGATGAGGGGCTGCTAGCTTTCGTCCGGAGCGAGCCCCTTTTCGAAAAAGCGCAGTGGATCGCGACCCCGGCCCCGTTTGATGAAGCGACTTGCGACGAAGCGTGGACCGAAGGCTTGGAGCAATCGTGGAACTGGCCCGAAGCGCGCGACGTCGCCGCCGAGTGCAAATTTGAAATCCAAGTCGCCGACGTCCGCGCCCTTGATCTGCCAGCGGCGCGTCGCCTGCGGATGATCCAACAGGTCGTTGCCGCGATCCTCCATTCGGCGCCCTGCGACGCGATCTACTGGACCGCTTCCCGATCCTTCGTTTCCCCCGCCGAGTTTCTGGCCGCGGTCGATTCGCTCGAAGAGCACCCATGGCTCGCCCCCGGCGCGATCCATATCCGCCAGTTCCGCGTGGTTGAGTACGAAGATGGCGCCGACGCCAACCTCCAAGACGCGCTGCTCGACAGCGTCGGGCTCAACACGCTTGGCTTGCCGGACGTGCAGTGTCACTTTCGCGGCATCGACGCCCAGTTGATCGTGCCGCTCCTCTACCGCGCCGCGTGCACCCTGTTTGAAACCGGCAGGGTCGCCGCCGGAGATGCAGTCGCCGGAATTCGCCCCGGGCAATTTTGGCGCCATCGGGGGGAGAAATCGCTCGCACCGCCGCTCAGAACCGTCGTTGACATTGCTCCTTCCGGGGGGCACAAAGCGGGCGTCAGGGACTGA
- a CDS encoding helix-turn-helix domain-containing protein, translating to MTIAFEKLVPPPGHSFRCFERSALETPAKWHRHPELEITFVPYGTGTRLVGDHVARYSPGDLVFSGENLPHTWLSDDFVGKKFDRHIAYVIQFSIDFLGATFFDAPELTDVRMMLHKARRGLLFGAETTHKVGEIMKRMPEQQGLPQLISLLECLNLLAEEGGEVLASEGYTPGFDNASDWRIDKACNYINEHLEDPELSHAAICKEVDMNPSSFSRMFKRATGRTVTQYVSELRIGIACRLLMETGDSILDVSLKSGFDNLSSFNRSFRKIKQMTPREYRSTFLEANKTTAVPV from the coding sequence GTGACGATTGCATTTGAAAAACTCGTTCCGCCGCCTGGACATTCATTTCGCTGCTTTGAGCGCTCGGCGCTTGAGACTCCGGCGAAGTGGCACCGGCACCCAGAATTGGAAATCACCTTCGTTCCTTATGGGACGGGCACGCGGCTAGTCGGCGACCATGTCGCTCGCTACAGCCCTGGCGATCTCGTCTTCTCTGGCGAGAACCTGCCGCACACGTGGCTTTCTGACGACTTCGTCGGCAAGAAGTTCGACCGGCACATCGCCTACGTCATTCAGTTCAGCATCGACTTCCTCGGCGCCACGTTTTTCGACGCGCCGGAACTGACCGACGTCCGGATGATGCTGCACAAAGCTCGCCGCGGCCTCCTCTTTGGCGCCGAAACGACGCACAAGGTTGGCGAGATCATGAAGCGGATGCCCGAGCAACAAGGGCTGCCGCAGCTGATCTCGCTCTTGGAATGCCTGAACCTGCTCGCCGAAGAAGGGGGCGAAGTCCTGGCCAGCGAAGGCTACACGCCGGGCTTCGACAACGCTTCGGACTGGCGCATCGACAAGGCCTGCAATTACATCAACGAACATCTGGAAGATCCCGAGCTGTCGCACGCTGCGATCTGCAAAGAAGTCGACATGAACCCGTCGTCGTTCAGCCGGATGTTCAAGCGAGCCACCGGCCGCACCGTGACGCAATACGTCAGCGAACTGCGGATCGGCATCGCTTGCCGCCTGCTGATGGAAACCGGCGACAGCATCCTGGACGTCAGCCTGAAGTCAGGCTTCGACAACCTGTCGAGCTTCAACCGCAGCTTCCGCAAGATCAAGCAGATGACGCCGCGGGAATATCGCTCGACCTTCCTCGAAGCGAACAAGACGACGGCCGTTCCGGTTTAG
- a CDS encoding DUF1598 domain-containing protein, which yields MESRSTRLFHLLLATFAVGLLVAPAAAQTNNNNNFQQSGVYVDAQGVLRMQQASDPTGQLMRQRVQAAKATLAPELTKPSELRMISLNRLEAALAKATEENNTIPEEMKNLAGLTQLKYVFFYPESGDIVIAGPAEGFVSDLTGRAVGTTSGKAILSLDDMIVALRAYAPGTKGVNFVGVSIDPTKEGLKNYQEYLRSVGTDLAKINVATLVPGMQQALGKQDVTVTGISPKTNFAKTLVEADYRMKLIGIGLERPPVRIPSYTEKSRGGSKNALQRWFFTPNYECVKLSEDGLAMELVGEGVKLIGENEMVTRDGGRVQSGGEDPASRMFTMAFTKAYPELAKRSPVYAQMRNQIDMLIAAAYIQEYDLYGQAHWNLGVFNDESRYPVEVYNAPNQVETAVNAVWKGNRLVTPIGGGVSIKPKYALLPEQMIEDENGALEKERAEIKVPELAPGQWWWD from the coding sequence ATGGAATCCCGCTCGACCCGGCTGTTTCACTTGCTGCTAGCGACGTTCGCAGTCGGATTGTTGGTCGCGCCGGCCGCGGCTCAAACCAACAACAATAACAACTTCCAGCAGTCAGGCGTTTACGTCGACGCGCAGGGCGTGTTGCGGATGCAGCAGGCTTCGGATCCGACCGGCCAACTGATGCGTCAGCGCGTGCAAGCCGCCAAGGCGACCTTGGCGCCGGAACTGACCAAGCCGAGCGAACTTCGCATGATCTCGCTCAATCGCTTGGAAGCGGCGCTCGCCAAGGCGACCGAAGAAAACAACACCATTCCGGAAGAGATGAAGAATCTCGCCGGCTTGACCCAGTTGAAGTACGTCTTCTTCTATCCCGAATCGGGCGACATTGTGATCGCCGGTCCGGCGGAAGGATTCGTCAGCGATCTTACTGGTCGCGCCGTCGGTACGACGAGCGGGAAAGCGATTCTATCGCTCGACGATATGATCGTCGCTTTGCGTGCTTACGCTCCTGGCACCAAGGGAGTGAACTTCGTCGGCGTCTCGATTGACCCGACCAAGGAAGGTTTGAAGAACTACCAAGAGTATCTCCGCAGCGTCGGGACCGACCTGGCCAAGATCAACGTGGCGACGCTCGTTCCGGGAATGCAGCAAGCCCTCGGCAAGCAAGACGTGACCGTCACCGGCATCTCGCCGAAGACCAACTTCGCCAAGACGCTGGTCGAAGCGGACTATCGCATGAAGTTGATCGGCATCGGCCTGGAACGTCCTCCGGTTCGGATTCCGAGCTACACCGAAAAGTCGCGCGGCGGTTCGAAGAACGCTCTGCAGCGTTGGTTCTTTACCCCGAACTACGAATGCGTGAAGCTGAGCGAAGACGGCCTGGCGATGGAACTGGTCGGCGAAGGCGTGAAGCTGATTGGCGAAAACGAAATGGTGACCCGCGACGGCGGTCGCGTGCAGTCGGGCGGCGAAGATCCGGCCAGCCGGATGTTCACCATGGCTTTCACCAAGGCGTATCCCGAACTGGCCAAGCGTTCGCCGGTCTACGCTCAGATGCGTAACCAGATCGACATGCTGATCGCGGCCGCTTACATCCAAGAGTACGACCTGTACGGTCAGGCCCACTGGAACCTCGGCGTCTTCAACGACGAAAGCCGCTACCCGGTCGAAGTCTACAACGCTCCGAACCAGGTCGAAACCGCCGTCAACGCGGTCTGGAAGGGGAATCGCCTGGTCACGCCGATCGGCGGCGGCGTCTCGATCAAACCGAAGTACGCCCTGTTGCCGGAACAGATGATCGAAGACGAAAATGGCGCCCTCGAGAAGGAACGTGCCGAAATCAAAGTTCCGGAACTCGCCCCGGGCCAATGGTGGTGGGACTAA